The following DNA comes from Rosa rugosa chromosome 5, drRosRugo1.1, whole genome shotgun sequence.
CTCTATCATGCTAAAGGAAAGAACCGAAGCAGTTCTAAAATTCAAGTTTGCGAGTGTACGCTTACAAGGAATAACGGTTTTTATACACTGAAGAGTATACGCCACAAACCTGGTAcaccctcaaccttaagggcagtgtttacacgcctcaaccttAAACTCTATTTGAATGATGTGTCATTCGGAAGCTTACAATTCCAAGAGAAGTCCTATAATTTTTGTTATTCAAATCTATTATGACAATAAAATGATGAtttatttgtaatttttttatataattattatttgtaaTTAATATTTGTGTGATTTTGTAGGAGAATCAAAATCTGGTGTACATATAGCATCCATCGACCAAATTTTCTGACAGACTGGGCCCTAGGGAGATTCCAATCAGTACCTGTGTCGGTTGAGCTTTGAGTCCATCTTGTAGAGCTGGGCCCTAACTTTATCCTAGTGGTGTCTCCTTGACTCCCGTTCAGCTGTTTGTGCCCAGATACTTGTGTTGTTTATACTTCATACCTAGGTAGTATATACAGTGACAAACAATCATGTAATGTTATCTTACCTAgatgaatttttatttatttacttttatcATAAGATGACCTGTTATGTTAATCACAAAATCAATATACATCAACAAACCTCAAAGACAGAACTTGGGGGTACACTATTCGCCTGACATTGCATATGATACAAGGAGGAACCCAAAGAGATGCAACACGACTCATTAGATGTTAAATACCGTTATGCACACATCCTAAATAAGACGTTTGTAGAACAAACCTGAGATATAGAGATGGCCTAAattaaagggtttttgtccatttaccccatttctagggatttcttttccacttaccccattaagtttttttaattctccccTATCCAAAACATTTTAAGGAAGTCTtctctaataccccattaagtttttttttgttttgtttttttttttaagacaattttaccctcacccctttgttacttagagagagagagagagagagagagagagagagagagagagagagagagagagagagagagagagagagagagagagagagagagagagagagagagagagagagaaaccataggagactttgccGAAGCCCGGTCACCGACCGCTGGATTTCAGCCAActttgccggaatccggtcaccggtcgcaaGATTCCGACCAACTTTCtctggaatccggtcaccggccgccgcccactaGACTTTTCTGAAAATCTCGCCGGAGGTCCCAAAAGAGGTCGTTAGAGatttcataggtcgccggaaaggtttattgccccctaatagacgtctattgccctctaatagaagtctattgccccaatagaggAACaaaaaacctctattgccccccaatatacgtctattgcccctcaatagaactGTCGGTagccgaaatgagaactaaatattcctaaaattagacaaataaaactttgattaaagaaaaaaatgaagagattatatcaatttgaaaacgtctattgccccccaatagacctttagcagacctctattgccccagtagaacttttttttttttttccttttgggcCTTTTGCCTcaattttactcaaaaaaaaaaacaaaacaaaacaaaacaaatgaaaagaaagaaattgatttgggcacccagagaaaagtTCTGGCCACTCCTTTGCCTCACAAAATCAATGATGAGAGATTATCGGAAACTTCAATTGCATTAAAATTAAGCTAGAAGCGGTTGTAGTTTCCCTTGAATCGTCAGCGCCTGTCGTCGTCCCGATCTCCGGGAGAACCCACTCCTTCTTGCTCCACTGCAATGGCGGCAGAGCCAGGTGGcgacggggagagagaaagccgACGTCGTCGGTGCTTTGAGCCTCTATCGGAACTGGAAACACCACCCGACGTGGAGCTCGTGAACGGCTTGTCAGAGGTGTTAGCCACGGAGTTGCAGAAGCTCTTCTCCGATGAGGACGACGACTACGAGTAGATGGGGGCCTGAGATTCATTAGTCTGTGTCCTCCTCCTCTGATGAAGACGACTCCGTCGGCCACGACATGGTGCTCGGAatcagagagagacagagagaggctCGTGATCGGAGAGAGATATGAGATGAGAGAGTTTGTAATTCTTTAATTAGTCTGAGGGTAAAACGGttattttactttaaatttggttagtaggaataaaaatctcttagtGGTGTAACTGGACTAATTTTAGTGTATTTTGGTGTTATGGGTCATGGACCTTAAATTAAAACCATTAAATTAGTCTCAAAAGTGAGATCAAATGAGTCATTTTCCTAGGTGTTATTGTTATTGTATCATGTCCACCTTCTTAAAAGGTCTCCCTCCCCAAACCCTTCTCTTCCCGCCCTTCATCTAAGAGCCCCAAATTTGAAGACCAAAAACAATGAACCCCTCAAACCTCCTCCCTACCCAGAATCTAACGATGGGCTGTCCAGTCCTCGACCGCTGCCTCGGCGGCGGAATCCCCTGCAACTCCCTCACGGAGCTCGTAGCTGAGAGCAGCTGCGGCAAGACCCAATTCTGCCTCCAACTCACTctcttcgctcagctccctccTTCCCACGGCGGCCTCTCCGCCTCCTCTCTTTACCTCCACACAGAATTCCCTTTCCCCTTTCGCCGCCTCCGCCACCTCTCCCACTCCTTCCGCTCCTCACACGCGAATCTTATCTTCGCCAACCCTTGTGAAGATGTATACGTTCACGCTGTACATGATGCACACCACCTGCTCGACATAATGCCCAAGATAGAGTGCTTTGTTGCGAGCAGGAAAACCCGGCTGCCTGTGAGGCTAATTGTGATTGATTCCATTGCCGCACTATTTCGCAGCGAATTTGGCAACAACCCTTTGGATCTTAAGCGGAGGTCCTTCCTGTTCTTCGAGATTTCCGGGATGCTGAAGTTGTTGGCGAGAAAGTACAGCTTGGCGGTGGTGGTGACGAACCAGGTGGTTGATTTTATGGGGGAAGTAGAGGGGATAAATGGGATGAGAGTTGGGAATTTGAGCTCCTTGCATTCATCCGGAAGACGGGTTTGTCCTGCTTTGGGATTAGCTTGGTCACATTGCGTGAATTCGAGGTTGTTCTTGTCTAGAAATGAGGAGATTGTTGGGAGAGAAAATGATGGGTTGGAGGATGATCCGTGCAGGCAAACAAGAAGGCGACTTGATGTTGTTTTTGCTCCTCATTTGCCGCCATCATCTTGTGAGTTTGTAATCACAAAGCAAGGGGTGTTTGGAGTTGACAGATAACGGTATTATTGTGCATCTAAATCTAGCATATATGAGTTTGATTAGCTAATGGAGCTTGaacactttttattttttggttattGTTAAAGTCAAGTACATTAGGAACATGAAAATATTGAAGAGAATTCATTCACCTGGGATTTTAAGAGAGTTTTCACATGGCATTTCGCCTCTTCAGGCGTAATTTTCAAGTTCTGCCCAACTGTCACAGCGGATGTGAATTTCATGATTATGATGCTCTTCATTGccactcttcctctctcttggaTTTGATGGCAAGCAAATTGAGTTTTgtaaaattgaagtaaatcTACGAATTACAACCGATTGAAGGAAAATCTCAATCCTTTTTAGGCTTTTTGAAGGGATTAGTATGATGATATTGTTGTTCACTGAGCTTGCAATTGTAGTCTTGGTATTAAGTTTTGTGGTGTTTGGGTTGCTGGCAAGGAACTGGAACAGGCGGCATTCCTAGCACAGCTTGAATCGGAGCATCAAAATGTGTTGATGGTGCTGCTAGTCAAGGGATTGAGCTGGAATGAATGGTATGGTCTTGATTTGTTCATGCACTTGAGGCCAGTATTCTTTACCCCTCTTGTTCATGCAGCCCCTGTGTTCTATGTTGTTGAAATTTAAATAATTGCACATTGTTTTGCACAAGAACTACGAGTGTACAATTGTCTAGCACAAATCACGTTATTTGAAATCAAGCATAGAAATAAAAAGTGGTGTCATTGAATTTGTATGGTGGGATACTCCTTTGAATATTGCTTGGACATGCTGCATTTGTATTTCTTTTCCCTGCATTCTACAATTAAAGGAATAGTTGAGCTTCAAGAACTTTTTCACTTTCAGAGATGTAAGCTCCCATTCATTTCTCTAATTAATCTTGCTAGCTGGACTTCCATTTCTTTTGTGGTTTATGAAGCTACACATTGTTTGAAACCTCAGTCTGCGTATATCTATATTGTCTGCATGGAGTTGCAGTCTGAAACTAGGGACAACCTTTTGTTCTCTAATGTCTAGAACTGGGGACAACCTTTGTCTATTCCTTTTAGCAAATGATAAGCATTTCTACATGACCAGAGATTGGCATGGAATTTAAATGTCTTTCTAATTGAGTAATTGGTGTGCATTTCTTTTATCTAAAACTGGTTCGCGCAGgtgttaaatatattttttcatcTAGAAGCTATTTTCATGTGCTTCTCATTGACTAATTGTGATTTAGATGTAAGGAACTCATATTGTACGAACTTATATGAAAAAATGGGTGTATAGGAATTGTGTGAAACTGTTGGACAGTAACTTAATGCATTTTGGGATTAGAGGTTTTGAGTGGTCTTTGTTTAAGATCGAAAGCATTGAAACAGAACTCTACCTTCGTAGACTTCGACTTTTAATTCATGgttattttttcttcaaataATCTCAGGACAGGGCGGGAAGAGAACATAAAGGCTCAGACTGTCAGACTGTGACACTGCAACTACCAGCAGAAGTGTAAGAATGTGTACTAGCAATTAATGATACtggtagggctgggcacggtcccagaccggcacCCTTTTTTCAGGGACCGGGACCGGAACCGGCATTACTAATTCGGGCCGGGCCTTCACTTTTAGGCATTAGGAACCGGACTGAGCCCGGACCGCCGTCAAACGGGCCGgattttcgggctttcgggcccaacCCGTccttagggaaaaaaaaaaaaaacagatgtgcagatcccaaattcccaattctCCATCACGCTCTCATCCTCTACGCATTGAGATCTTCGGCTTTGAAACACAGATGTGAGAGAGGAGGGGTGGGAGTAAGAATGAGAGTAGTGAAGCATATGTGAGAGACGAAGAGTTTTGAGGTGTCGCTTTGAGAGTTTGGGAGATTCGAAGACGGTGACTTAACCCTTTACGTCTGGATCCTCAACGGCTCAACCAGTTTTCGATCTGGGTTGGGTTTGGAGCCTTGGAGGCTGCTCCCAGCAAGAGAGAAGAGGAACTGATgaagaagagggaaaaaaaaaaaaaaacgcagtCGAACTcgctgaagaagaagatcgtGTAAAGAGAAAAACTAATAGATAAGAATCTGAAGATTTTTCTTTGATGACAAATAAGAATCTGAGGATGAGTATTGAAGAGAAGAATAcatggaagagaagaaaatctggAGAAGACCgtggagagagaaggaggaaaaGGATGACTTAATGATTCAAGAAAAAAAGTAAGATGAGAAGAATATTTTAACAATATATTGACCCCATGGCAGGATTTTCAAAAAGAAACACGTTTGGGAGGATTagttattatataaaaattgaTTGTTGTCACCATCAATCAAAATGTTGGGGTAAAATGATATCCAAAGCCACTTTAGTGCTGTGAAGTTCGGGTTTTTTCGGTCCAAGTGGTCGGCAGAAGTCAAGGACCGGGACCGGACCGCCAAATTTGAGTCTGGGACCGAACCGGACCGAATACAGTCATTTTCAGAGTAAAACCCGGCCCGGACCGGCCGGTCCGGATCGGTTTCTTCCGGTTTTTCGGTCTTTCGGTCATTTATGCCCACCCCTAGATACTGGTGCTCAGACTAACTAATCTTTATGGAAAAGCAAGAGTCTGAACAAGagacgtgttttttttttcacgcaTATGCTTGTGTCTCAGGCTAAACAAAGTTTTGCAACTGTTATTTACTTACCCTGTATAGCTAGCTATTGATGTCAATATGATTTTGCATTTCCTTGGCTTCTCTAGCGTTCTGTTCACTTCTTTCAGCTAGATTGATGTCAGTATATGTAACATGTCGAACCGTAAGTGCATACATATATGTGACATGGCTTATAATTGCTTAAAACGGAATGCACAACTAGTTCACTCTGATATATTGCTAATGTGCCAACACATTAGGATTCACATGTAAAAATCCGTTTTTTGTTCTCAAGGATACTAGTATGCTTTGGTTTGTATTTTGCCTATGCTTCTGGTTTTAAAACCCTTATGTATTGACAGTCATATTAACAGAACCATAAAGAATATGCATACTCTGTATCAGCTATTGCGAAGCATCAGTAAACAATGCATGCATCATATAACATGCCTGCTCAACTTGCAGAGTGAAAAACCTTCCAATAAAAgtagaacaaaaataaaaaatcaacaaaaagcAAAAGCGTAGATCAAATAAGAGGTGCAGTAGCCCCATATATAACATGGAGGAGATAAAAGTTTTGGAATCAAGATTAGTACTTGATAAGTTAGTAGGTTCAAATTCTGTAGTCATTTATAAATACCTCAATAGAGATAAAAAGAAACTGGGTCAGAGTGAAGACCTTGCTATTAAAATCATTAGACAAACTCTGCATACCGTAGCAAACCCACAATCCAAGAGAGCAGAGATAATGCAATGATTTCAATTCCAAATTCATATAAAGATTGAAAGCCGTATAAAACCAAATGTAGTGTAATGAAAATAAAGAACCACTTCCAATTCTCTATGGACTTTCTCACTTTAGATATAGCTCCTATCATTATGGACAGATACTCTGGTGACTGAAATATTGGATGTTCATATATGAAAGTTAGTGCCATAGTGGTATACTTCAAATTACTCCTCTAATCAGTTAAGTACTCGAGTTCTTCTCTATTTATCTTGGTCTATGTCCTTGCATAGAATAAGAGAGTTGCATTGCATCTCATCATATACCAAATAAGATACATTCTCATCCTCCTGGAATAAAGTTTATATACCCATAAGTATCCAGCAAATCAAACAAAATTCCAAAACTTCTTAAAGGAGATGGCATAGCAATACGGCCAAAAGAATCAAAGAAATACATCTTAGTGACAAATTCCGTTGAGTTTGTTAAGATTAGACTCAACAAAATGTGAAACATTTAACGACCTTAAAAACCCTAaagcttgagagagagagagagagagagagagaagtaatTGTGGGAAACCATGAGCAACAAACTCATAATTACATCTACATGTTTCCTGAATTCATAGTAACTGCTCAAATTAAGAATTGAAGAGTCTCTACTCTCTGGAAGCCTATAGTCAAAGAGGAGCACAAAACAGGAAGAacatgagagagaagagagcgtTGGAGATAAAATGGGACACGGGGTATAAACTGCAGAATTGAACAAGGATAGTCTGGGCatagaagaaacttcattaactTGCACTGATTCCAATTTTTTTGCGTTCAGAGAATGTGGATATACAAAAGCAGGGTCCGTGCTGCTTCTTAATTCCGCGGCCAGggactgcaatttttttttaaaagtaatTTTTGTAGATTTACCAAACGTGTCAGGAgctaaaaaaaagtaaatatacGCAGCTTTTGGCACCAAAATGCAATGCCAAATGCAGCCAAAGAAGCTTCATTAAACTTcaaatatctgtgtgtgtgtgtgagagagagagattataaattgggaaattcgtccaaacagtgtctgaacttttccagactattaattttcatacctatactttgaaaaatgtcataatggtacctgaagttttggccccgacccaatttccgtacct
Coding sequences within:
- the LOC133710227 gene encoding DNA repair protein XRCC3 homolog, which codes for MNPSNLLPTQNLTMGCPVLDRCLGGGIPCNSLTELVAESSCGKTQFCLQLTLFAQLPPSHGGLSASSLYLHTEFPFPFRRLRHLSHSFRSSHANLIFANPCEDVYVHAVHDAHHLLDIMPKIECFVASRKTRLPVRLIVIDSIAALFRSEFGNNPLDLKRRSFLFFEISGMLKLLARKYSLAVVVTNQVVDFMGEVEGINGMRVGNLSSLHSSGRRVCPALGLAWSHCVNSRLFLSRNEEIVGRENDGLEDDPCRQTRRRLDVVFAPHLPPSSCEFVITKQGVFGVDR